The following coding sequences lie in one Aspergillus luchuensis IFO 4308 DNA, chromosome 8, nearly complete sequence genomic window:
- a CDS encoding uncharacterized protein (COG:S;~EggNog:ENOG410PN1X;~InterPro:IPR038697,IPR015920;~PFAM:PF16010;~SECRETED:SignalP(1-19)), protein MYFSRLLPAVALGSVLATADIVTYSPPTEPGLSYSITIPNTTTAAGSGPIYLQISAPTSLQWVSLGEGAQMASANLFILWAASSTEVTLSPRSSLDGGKSEPQYNSLANVTLLTGSGINNGVMTANIRCDNCLSAWPTPAAPPSDPNSVYTLDPEGTSTPWFWASFTGPSLNDPDPSADLAMHDDLGSMQLDLSQAQFSAAEALTDPSYNPFQ, encoded by the exons ATGTACTTCTCCCGTCTCCTCCCGGCTGTGGCCCTAGGCTCAG TCCTAGCCACCGCAGATATCGTCACCTACTCCCCTCCAACCGAACCGGGCCTGTCCTacagcatcaccatccccaataccaccaccgccgctggCTCCGGCCCCATCTACCTACAAATATCTGCCCCCACAAGTCTACAATGGGTCTCCTTAGGCGAAGGCGCTCAAATGGCCTCTGCGAACCTTTTCATTCTTTGGGCCGCCTCTTCCACGGAAGTCACACTGTCACCGCGTTCCAGCTTGGACGGTGGCAAGAGTGAACCTCAATACAACTCCCTTGCAAATGTTACTCTCCTCACCGGCTCGGGGATTAACAACGGCGTAATGACCGCCAACATCCGCTGTGATAACTGTCTCTCAGCCTGGCCAACTCCCGCTGCACCGCCTAGCGATCCCAATTCTGTATACACCTTGGACCCTGAGGGGACCTCCACACCTTGGTTTTGGGCTTCTTTTACTGGACCGTCCTTGAACGACCCTGACCCTTCGGCGGACCTGGCGATGCATGATGATTTAGGTTCCATGCAACTCGACTTGAGTCAGGCACAGTTCTCAGCCGCGGAGGCTTTAACTGATCCATCATACAATCCCTTCCAATGA